One genomic window of Bactrocera dorsalis isolate Fly_Bdor chromosome 4, ASM2337382v1, whole genome shotgun sequence includes the following:
- the LOC105232202 gene encoding uncharacterized protein LOC105232202 yields the protein MNEKLSLPTATPIEQLQQQLQQHTSTCATIDQTDYRYESTLPAAAALATTTTNNPTTYQHDSSNSNNNATTSGIDVGCVEKGAGGVTAAVVASSELYRYASVASLGGASTMLAVDAYMTGSGVGVGVGVPAQSAPLAASAATILKISHTGSVSGGGSKGSTVNSPHKQQQSGAPQRDNVCGCFGGGRDGGGARGEDAGGDKQQLPALTFWPALFANLGICTLLLGYLFIGSFLFLTIETSGDGGSAAGVVSDPNAWSHAQNADISTKKQQQHNQHTPQASFTGTQSKLYTSSEPLLDVATATGGARLQGTDTAAAADSGQPHESSMTSSGKFHVNTPNAMWHATAAAMVANGTGATTAADAAHFDVIARAETETYTDSRHATNKLRPAPNSMLLQQPNDMAAAKATYATLPKAMAVQAQRGHRATNAIDAVNGNGINAADGDVDVGLRNGDDDEDQMADMAAENGDAWSGENVALQRTVENIWDITVSLNILYKENWTKLAALEINKFQDQLVKRLVMDLTLSTAGGGAGMAGVVATTTTMLHDAHSRQTQQQQQQQQQPFDYHSMEPATSKHYGNDAAEQQKVQQQQQQRERYWQLQAARQRQWQLQQQQQQFEWNFATSFLYSLTVVTTVGYGTITPRTTLGRMVTIVYATLGIPLTLVYLSSIGSILAKLASGFCERLLCCCFCRNTTNKRHTICGFSRQQVADKKCNVKLQQLQKHHQQQHTASSAQQTAQQPTQSAHLPYCYVRPPADDALSYGEHSPLSAHSPATRSNGAHTLRWSLVLPVGFCVLLLLAYVTFGSLVIALLEHWPIFDGVYFCFMSLTTIGFCDLLPGVNVRPATSTSTLVVWFCAAYILSGLTLTSMCVNMLHDEFLQRMRVVVKFKKMATGRNTAKERSFYGAPP from the exons ATGAACGAGAAATTATCACTGCCAACAGCCACACCCATTgaacagctgcaacaacaactgcaacagcaTACCAGCACTTGTGCGACCATTGACCAGACGGATTATCGCTACGAATCAACGctgccagcagcagcagcattggcaacgacaacaacaaataacccAACAACATACCAACacgacagcagcaacagcaacaataatgccACAACGAGTGGCATTGACGTGGGCTGCGTGGAAAAAGGCGCTGGTGGAGTCACGGCAGCCGTTGTCGCAAGCAGCGAATTGTATCGCTACGCATCGGTAGCAAGTTTAGGCGGCGCTTCGACTATGCTCGCCGTCGATGCTTATATGACTGGGTCGGGTGTGGGTGTGGGTGTGGGTGTGCCCGCCCAGTCCGCGCCACTTGCAGCGTCGGCCGCGACAATTCTGAAAATTAGCCACACTGGCAGCGTGAGCGGTGGCGGCAGCAAAGGTAGCACCGTGAACAGTCCGCACAAGCAGCAGCAGTCGGGTGCACCGCAGCGCGACAACGTTTGCGGTTGCTTCGGCGGTGGTCGCGACGGTGGTGGTGCGCGTGGTGAGGATGCTGGTGGCGATAAGCAGCAATTGCCCGCGTTGACTTTTTGGCCCGCATTGTTTGCCAATTTGGGTATTTGCACGCTGCTGCTCGGCTATCTATTCATTG GCTCATTTCTATTCCTCACCATAGAAACTTCCGGCGATGGTGGCAGCGCAGCAGGCGTTGTCAGTGATCCAAATGCTTGGTCACACGCGCAAAATGCAGACATAtcgacaaaaaaacaacaacaacataaccaGCATACACCGCAAGCCAGTTTCACTGGAACACAGTCAAAGTTATACACATCCAGTGAACCGTTATTGGATGTGGCAACCGCAACAGGCGGAGCGCGCTTGCAAGGAACtgatactgctgctgctgctgatagCGGCCAACCACACGAAAGCAGCATGACGAGCAGTGGCAAGTTCCACGTGAACACGCCGAATgcaatgtggcatgcaacagcgGCAGCGATGGTGGCGAACGGCACGGGGGCCACCACAGCAGCTGACGCTGCACACTTTGATGTGATTGCAAGAGCGGAAACGGAAACATATACTGACAGCAGGCATGCTACCAACAAGTTGCGACCAGCGCCTAACAGCATGTTGCTACAACAACCGAATGACATGGCAGCAGCTAAAGCTACATATGCAACGCTGCCTAAAGCCATGGCTGTGCAGGCGCAACGTGGCCATCGAGCTACTAATGCCATTGATGCTGTCAATGGCAATGGCATTAACGCGGCTGACGGTGATGTTGATGTGGGTTTGCGTAATGGAGATGACGATGAGGATCAGATGGCTGACATGGCGGCGGAAAACGGCGATGCATGGAGCGGGGAGAATGTGGCGTTGCAGCGTACTGTGGAGAATATTTGGGATATAACGGTTTCATTGAATATACTCTACAAGGAAAATTGGACTAA ATTGGCTGCCTTGGAGATTAATAAATTTCAGGATCAATTAGTCAAAAGGCTTGTCATGGATTTGACGCTATCAACAGCTGGTGGTGGTGCTGGTATGGCGGGTGTTgttgcaacaactacaacaatgttGCATGATGCACATTCTAggcaaacgcaacaacaacagcagcagcagcaacagcctTTCGATTATCACAGCATGGAACCGGCTACAAGTAAACATTATGGCAATGATGCAGCTGAACAACAAaaggtgcaacaacaacagcaacaacgtgAACGTTATTGGCAATTACAAGCAGCCCGTCAGCGTCAATGGCaattgcaacagcagcaacaacaattcgaGTGGAATTTCGCCACATCGTTTCTATATTCACTGACAGTGGTGACGACAGTGG GCTACGGCACTATCACACCACGCACTACACTCGGCCGTATGGTGACCATTGTATACGCCACACTCGGCATACCACTCACACTAGTCTATCTCTCGAGCATCGGCAGCATACTGGCCAAACTGGCGAGCGGTTTTTGTGAGCGTCTGCTTTGCTGCTGTTTTTGCCGGAACACCACAAATAAAAGACACACCATCTGCGGTTTTAGTCGACAACAAGTCGCCGATAAGAAATGCAATGTAAAACTAcaacaactgcaaaagcatCATCAACAACAGCACACAGCGAGCTCCGCGCAACAGACCGCACAGCAGCCCACACAATCCGCACACCTACCCTACTGCTACGTGCGTCCACCGGCCGACGATGCGCTCAGCTATGGCGAGCACTCACCACTCTCCGCACACTCGCCAGCCACACGCAGCAATGGCGCACATACGCTGCGCTGGTCACTAGTGCTGCCAGTCGGCTTTTgcgtgctgctgctgctcgcaTACGTCACGTTCGGCTCGTTGGTCATTGCGTTGCTGGAACACTGGCCCATCTTCGACGGCGTCTACTTTTGTTTCATGAGTTTGACTACAATCGGTTTTTGTGATCTGCTGCCGGGTGTAAATGTACGCCCGGCGACATCCACCTCAACGCTGGTGGTGTGGTTCTGTGCGGCGTACATACTGAGCGGTCTGACGCTCACCTCTATGTGTGTGAATATGTTGCATGACGAGTTTCTGCAGCGCATGCGTGTTGTGGTGAAATTCAAGAAAATGGCGACCGGCAGGAATACGGCGAAGGAGCGCAGCTTCTACGGCGCGCCGCCTTGA
- the LOC105232203 gene encoding protein terminus encodes MPYFRSSYTFSIEGSTRTFHHRWCMAGRVYECDACSTTCDVRAAYSKHWSGVGRTLCSAEQRTQLKTIEEQRINNFILCNERNRSTNEFLLDAGIQAIPQLLRLLFHDAARLHIRLSFYVRALNETDFLFCSSELAIEHHLDISETVDVLFLMLLEKIEAYMYACYPTRAAEYSVKRIKIYVRRELNTTASTTNAPTKCILPLQYRVKHATAAPSAQAVSASVAADANLYRFRICARTQELYVVPYQLGKCASNACDSEVQRAQQTWDRIGCGAHYIQLQSIDGAQQQLLEISNITRFLRTDEEDHVHTCVQCKANFTQRTKFQLHKALDCGRGFEVLQLDSDNLEIYEHCFQMRCDNYNWPLFGIIE; translated from the coding sequence ATGCCCTACTTTCGCTCTAGCTACACCTTCAGCATTGAGGGCAGTACGCGTACCTTCCATCATCGCTGGTGCATGGCCGGACGTGTGTACGAGTGTGACGCTTGCAGCACTACATGTGATGTACGCGCTGCATATTCGAAACATTGGTCTGGTGTGGGACGTACGCTTTGCAGTGCCGAACAACGCACGCAGCTGAAAACAATAGAGGAGCAACGCATAAACAATTTCATACTTTGCAACGAGCGTAACAGGAGCACTAATGAATTCTTGCTGGACGCCGGCATACAAGCCATACCGCAGTTGTTGCGCCTACTTTTTCATGACGCCGCGCGCCTACACATTCGTTTGAGTTTCTATGTGCGCGCCTTGAACGAAACGGATTTTCTATTCTGCAGCAGCGAATTGGCGATAGAGCATCACCTGGATATTAGCGAGACTGTGGATGTATTATTTCTCATGCTGCTGGAAAAAATCGAAGCCTATATGTACGCTTGTTATCCGACGCGCGCTGCTGAGTACAGCGTGAAGCGCATAAAGATTTATGTACGCCGCGAATTGAATAcaacagcatcaacaacaaATGCGCCCACGAAATGCATACTGCCGCTGCAGTATCGTGTGAAGCACGCCACCGCTGCACCTAGCGCGCAGGCGGTCAGCGCGTCCGTTGCTGCTGATGCGAATCTATATCGCTTCCGGATTTGCGCGCGCACGCAAGAATTGTACGTGGTACCCTATCAGCTCGGTAAATGTGCGAGCAATGCATGCGATAGTGAAGTGCAGCGCGCGCAACAAACTTGGGATCGCATAGGCTGTGGCGCGCATTACATACAGTTGCAGAGTATCGATGGCGCTCAACAGCAGCTTTTGGAGATCTCGAACATAACGCGCTTTCTACGCACCGATGAGGAGGATCACGTGCACACGTGTGTCCAATGCAAGGCGAATTTTACACAGCGCACTAAATTTCAGCTACACAAGGCGCTGGATTGTGGACGCGGCTTTGAGGTACTTCAACTGGACAGTGATAATCTGGAGATCTACGAGCACTGCTTCCAAATGCGTTGTGACAACTACAACTGGCCGCTTTTTGGTATTATAGAATGA